A part of Desulfotomaculum nigrificans DSM 574 genomic DNA contains:
- a CDS encoding sensor histidine kinase: MKINNIVTKLWVIMTILVLVVIGIAGAAQTSFMEGLYYEQQAEQLKVLGNKVADIARAEHDPVVLDQKLALIAELYDANVMILNEKGIVIHCQGMGISTKDMPMDMNNPHHSPMDLEDIKKLYQGQVVVHRGNNPYFNTDVLSVGIPFKDTHNIDRVIMIHAPLKPLADELKHLQMLAIYTAVGGIVLAALLSLIFSRVISKPLVKMNKAALAMASGNYQQRVDIQTNDEIGLLANSLNTLASRLQEKISQLEKQEQIRREFVTNVAHEIKTPLAVMQGFTETMIDGLVKTEQERDEYLNNILEEINRLKRLVNEVLDLKRMEEGHFDFDQEPCDLREIIDRVRRKLTQLAVEKDIHFEIGVEKNLPLVTCNSDRIEQVLINLIDNAIRHTHTGGRVILRVSSKANQVHLRISDTGEGIAPEDLPMIWERFYKGDKSRTRARGGTGLGLAIVKMIVEGHGGQINVDSKLNVGTTFNIVLPVNNCSTK; encoded by the coding sequence ATGAAAATCAACAACATTGTCACCAAGCTGTGGGTGATCATGACCATTTTGGTGCTGGTTGTGATCGGCATTGCTGGGGCGGCCCAGACCAGCTTTATGGAAGGATTGTACTATGAACAGCAGGCCGAGCAGTTAAAAGTTCTGGGCAATAAGGTGGCAGACATTGCCCGGGCAGAACACGATCCTGTTGTGCTGGATCAAAAACTGGCCCTCATTGCCGAGCTTTATGACGCCAACGTCATGATATTAAATGAAAAGGGTATTGTTATACACTGTCAGGGCATGGGTATCAGCACCAAGGATATGCCGATGGATATGAACAATCCTCACCACAGCCCAATGGATCTGGAGGATATAAAAAAACTGTACCAGGGTCAGGTGGTGGTGCATAGAGGTAATAACCCCTACTTTAATACCGATGTGCTGTCGGTGGGTATTCCCTTTAAAGACACTCACAATATTGACCGGGTAATCATGATCCACGCTCCCCTGAAGCCCCTGGCCGATGAACTAAAGCACCTGCAAATGCTGGCCATCTACACCGCCGTGGGGGGCATTGTCCTGGCCGCCCTGTTAAGTTTGATATTCTCACGAGTTATTTCGAAGCCTCTGGTGAAAATGAACAAAGCAGCCCTGGCAATGGCCAGTGGCAATTACCAACAACGGGTGGACATTCAGACCAACGATGAAATCGGTCTTTTAGCTAACTCTCTAAATACTCTGGCCTCCCGGTTGCAGGAAAAAATCAGTCAACTGGAAAAGCAGGAGCAAATCCGCCGGGAGTTTGTCACCAACGTGGCCCATGAAATCAAAACTCCCCTGGCTGTTATGCAGGGGTTTACCGAAACCATGATTGATGGGTTGGTGAAAACAGAACAGGAACGAGATGAATATCTCAATAACATTTTAGAAGAGATCAATCGTCTTAAGCGACTGGTCAATGAGGTGTTGGACCTGAAGCGCATGGAGGAGGGTCACTTCGATTTTGACCAGGAACCATGTGACTTAAGGGAGATTATTGACCGGGTGCGGCGGAAGCTCACTCAACTGGCTGTTGAAAAGGATATTCACTTTGAGATCGGCGTAGAAAAAAACCTGCCCCTTGTTACTTGCAACAGTGATCGTATTGAACAGGTCTTGATTAACTTGATTGATAATGCTATCCGGCATACCCACACTGGTGGCAGAGTGATTCTCCGAGTGAGCAGCAAGGCCAATCAGGTGCACCTGCGCATCAGCGACACGGGCGAGGGTATTGCACCGGAGGATTTGCCAATGATTTGGGAACGTTTTTACAAAGGGGACAAGTCCCGCACCCGGGCACGGGGCGGCACCGGTCTGGGACTCGCCATCGTTAAGATGATTGTGGAGGGCCACGGTGGACAGATCAATGTGGATAGTAAGCTAAACGTAGGAACAACCTTTAACATTGTGTTGCCGGTAAACAATTGCAGTACGAAATAA
- the crcB gene encoding fluoride efflux transporter CrcB → MNILLLVAAGGFLGAVCRFLLGNFVQSKHRTDFPFGTFVINLTGSFLLGILFAQNKLHPRVFFFFGTGFMGAYTTFSTFELESNELRRKNKILLCLVYLLSSALLGILFAYLGYRVGKIL, encoded by the coding sequence ATGAATATTTTGCTATTAGTGGCTGCCGGGGGTTTTCTCGGTGCGGTATGCCGATTTCTACTGGGAAACTTCGTGCAATCCAAACACCGCACCGACTTTCCCTTCGGCACCTTTGTGATTAACCTGACCGGCTCATTTCTTTTAGGAATACTTTTTGCCCAAAACAAGTTACACCCGCGGGTCTTCTTTTTCTTCGGTACCGGCTTCATGGGAGCCTATACCACCTTTTCCACCTTTGAGCTGGAGTCCAACGAATTAAGGCGAAAAAACAAAATACTTCTATGCCTGGTATACCTTTTATCCAGCGCACTGCTGGGTATTTTATTTGCCTACCTGGGGTATCGGGTGGGAAAAATACTATAA
- a CDS encoding universal stress protein, translated as MKILLAVDNSENALRAGQYVVKLAATGIPLEVTVFSVIPFTVDMANYLGIDQEEYYKLVGEKTRPVFHRYEVLFEGIKNLRAEYVTAQGDIGETIVKKSVEENYDEIVIGSRGMSEIKEIFLGSVSHKVVQLAKCPVVIVK; from the coding sequence ATGAAAATTTTACTGGCCGTGGACAATTCGGAAAACGCCCTGCGGGCCGGGCAATATGTGGTTAAACTGGCCGCCACCGGTATCCCCCTGGAGGTAACTGTCTTTTCGGTAATTCCATTTACAGTAGATATGGCTAACTATTTGGGTATAGACCAGGAGGAGTATTATAAACTGGTGGGAGAAAAAACCCGCCCGGTCTTCCACCGCTACGAAGTACTGTTTGAGGGAATTAAAAACCTCCGGGCAGAATATGTCACCGCCCAGGGCGACATTGGCGAGACCATTGTTAAAAAGTCTGTTGAAGAAAACTACGACGAGATTGTCATCGGCAGCCGGGGTATGAGTGAAATCAAGGAAATCTTCCTGGGCAGCGTAAGCCACAAGGTGGTACAACTTGCCAAATGCCCGGTGGTAATTGTAAAGTAA
- a CDS encoding LysR substrate-binding domain-containing protein, which produces MHIKSLEDHFGTKLFERNTQQVTITEAGRILYQYVDKILSLIDAAEKDIARFTGSIQGPLSLGASFTLGEYVIPKILGAFNEQHPQVKALLQVTNTEHVVSMVVKQELDLGLVANRVENLELTVKPFLHDELIVVIPKDHPLAQQQVISLDELVALPLVLREQGSGTRRITEERLEEEGVDPSFLNVVMELGSTEAVKAAVEAGFGTTIISKWAVQKELKLGTLVPVKIKDLSLFRQFYLIYHKGKFQSPATEEFIAFLISFCSMGVRQ; this is translated from the coding sequence ATGCACATTAAGTCCTTGGAGGACCATTTTGGCACCAAATTGTTCGAGCGTAACACCCAGCAGGTAACGATTACAGAAGCTGGCCGAATCTTGTATCAATATGTGGACAAGATATTATCCTTAATCGATGCGGCAGAAAAAGATATCGCAAGATTTACCGGCAGTATCCAGGGGCCATTATCACTGGGGGCAAGTTTTACGTTAGGGGAATACGTTATACCAAAAATACTGGGGGCATTTAATGAACAACATCCCCAGGTAAAAGCCTTACTCCAGGTGACAAACACAGAACATGTCGTGAGTATGGTAGTGAAGCAAGAGCTAGATTTGGGACTGGTGGCAAACCGGGTGGAAAATTTGGAATTGACTGTGAAACCTTTCCTGCATGACGAACTCATTGTTGTGATACCAAAGGACCATCCACTGGCTCAACAACAGGTTATTTCATTAGATGAACTTGTAGCCTTACCCTTGGTTCTAAGGGAGCAAGGATCCGGAACCAGGAGGATTACTGAAGAGCGACTGGAAGAGGAGGGAGTAGACCCGTCTTTCTTGAATGTGGTAATGGAATTAGGAAGTACAGAAGCAGTAAAGGCGGCTGTGGAAGCGGGATTTGGAACAACGATTATTTCCAAATGGGCGGTACAAAAGGAATTAAAGCTGGGAACCCTTGTCCCTGTTAAAATAAAAGATTTATCTTTATTTCGTCAGTTTTATCTAATTTATCACAAAGGAAAATTTCAATCCCCGGCGACGGAGGAGTTTATTGCTTTTCTCATTTCTTTTTGCTCCATGGGGGTTAGACAATAG
- a CDS encoding HAMP domain-containing protein, giving the protein MISRTFTKPILEIKQVAEKIAAGDFSDRTTSSNKDEIGKLAETINYLGQQLSKFEQLRKDLIANVSHELRTPLSLIRGGLPPLSEILNPSISVMVIFPPPREIPTVL; this is encoded by the coding sequence ATGATTTCCAGAACATTTACAAAACCCATACTGGAAATTAAGCAGGTGGCGGAGAAAATAGCTGCCGGTGATTTTTCCGACAGGACAACATCCAGTAACAAGGATGAGATTGGCAAATTAGCAGAAACAATTAATTATTTGGGACAGCAGCTTTCAAAATTTGAGCAGCTTAGGAAAGATTTGATTGCCAATGTATCCCATGAACTTCGAACACCGTTAAGTCTTATCAGAGGTGGGCTGCCCCCGCTCAGTGAGATCCTGAACCCTTCAATTTCCGTAATGGTGATCTTCCCGCCACCCAGAGAAATACCGACCGTTCTTTAA
- a CDS encoding energy-coupling factor ABC transporter substrate-binding protein, producing the protein MSTSATKNPSRKNLFKVNLLLLTAVIALAVTPLLMLHDAEFSGSDDKAEKVITEMNSDYKPWFHPLWEPPSSEIESLLFALQAALGAGFIGYYMGFVRGKRKAESNRDDISR; encoded by the coding sequence ATGAGTACATCAGCAACTAAAAACCCCTCTAGAAAAAATCTGTTCAAGGTAAATTTACTTTTGTTAACAGCGGTGATAGCACTGGCTGTTACCCCTTTATTAATGCTACACGATGCAGAATTTAGTGGTTCTGATGATAAAGCGGAAAAGGTCATCACCGAAATGAATTCCGATTATAAACCCTGGTTCCATCCATTGTGGGAACCACCCAGCAGTGAAATCGAAAGTCTGTTATTTGCTTTACAAGCGGCACTCGGGGCAGGTTTTATCGGTTATTACATGGGCTTTGTGCGGGGTAAAAGAAAGGCGGAAAGCAATAGAGATGATATATCTAGATAA
- a CDS encoding ArsR/SmtB family transcription factor, whose product MLADETRLQIIQLLLTHDFCVGALAKNLGLSEAAVSQHIQILRKGGVLKGEKRGYWTHYSVEREVLHQVARALQELANRPTAHEVVCRRGSVIATNLDAGGEETDV is encoded by the coding sequence ATATTAGCAGACGAAACACGTTTACAAATTATCCAACTGCTGTTAACCCATGATTTCTGTGTCGGAGCCCTGGCCAAAAACCTGGGCTTATCGGAAGCCGCTGTCTCCCAGCACATCCAAATTTTACGTAAAGGGGGGGTATTAAAGGGGGAAAAACGAGGCTATTGGACCCATTATTCAGTGGAGAGAGAAGTGCTGCACCAGGTAGCTAGGGCGCTGCAAGAACTGGCCAACCGACCAACTGCCCACGAGGTGGTTTGCCGGCGGGGATCTGTCATTGCCACTAATTTAGATGCAGGGGGGGAAGAAACAGATGTGTAA
- a CDS encoding energy-coupling factor ABC transporter ATP-binding protein: MSVNVLEAQHLYFSYPDGTIVLRDLSVAIERGKKTAILGANGTGKSTFLLHLIGTLKPSKGKIFFNQQEVQYSRTSLLALRSKVGFVFQDPDTQLFSASVWQEVSFGPLNLGWTEEKVKEMVTKALRITDTTHLKDRPTHSLSYGQKKLISIADVLAMEPEVIILDEPTASLDPQYTIHILNLLNEINKRGTTVIMATHDVDMAYAWADSIMIMKDGIIIKKGNPVEVFLDDELLNQSSLTKPFVLDIFNKLQLNGYLPEGITIPRSRQQLFEIIGRYAKNSRL; this comes from the coding sequence ATGTCAGTAAATGTACTTGAAGCACAGCACCTTTATTTTAGTTACCCGGACGGTACTATTGTCTTGCGAGATCTATCCGTAGCCATAGAAAGAGGTAAAAAAACGGCCATTTTAGGCGCCAATGGTACTGGAAAATCCACCTTCCTCCTTCATTTAATTGGAACATTAAAACCAAGCAAGGGTAAAATCTTCTTTAATCAACAAGAGGTGCAGTACAGCCGGACCTCTCTGCTGGCCTTACGCAGTAAAGTAGGATTCGTATTTCAAGACCCGGATACCCAGCTGTTTTCTGCCAGTGTGTGGCAGGAAGTATCTTTTGGCCCGCTCAATTTAGGTTGGACTGAAGAAAAGGTAAAAGAAATGGTAACCAAAGCCTTAAGGATCACCGATACAACTCACTTGAAAGATAGGCCCACCCATTCTTTAAGTTACGGCCAAAAAAAGTTAATCTCCATAGCGGATGTTCTTGCTATGGAACCTGAAGTTATCATTTTAGATGAACCAACTGCTTCATTGGACCCGCAGTACACAATACATATTTTAAATCTTCTAAATGAAATTAATAAAAGAGGAACAACAGTGATAATGGCTACCCATGATGTAGACATGGCTTATGCCTGGGCGGATTCAATTATGATTATGAAGGATGGTATAATCATCAAAAAGGGTAATCCTGTAGAGGTTTTTCTTGATGATGAATTACTAAATCAAAGCTCTTTAACAAAGCCATTTGTTTTAGATATTTTTAACAAATTGCAACTTAACGGTTATCTACCTGAAGGAATAACAATCCCCCGGAGCAGACAACAACTATTTGAAATAATAGGTAGATATGCAAAGAACAGCCGCCTCTAA
- a CDS encoding SHOCT domain-containing protein — protein MPMMYGGYGMGWFGGIFMMLIQLALLGLVVYWAVSAGVKNALKESSSSNALEILKSRYARNEITDDEYKRLKEEISR, from the coding sequence ATGCCAATGATGTATGGCGGTTATGGCATGGGATGGTTTGGAGGGATTTTTATGATGCTAATCCAACTAGCTCTACTGGGACTTGTGGTTTACTGGGCGGTAAGTGCCGGGGTGAAAAACGCCCTTAAGGAAAGTTCTTCATCCAATGCCCTGGAGATTTTAAAGTCCCGCTACGCCCGTAACGAAATTACGGATGACGAATACAAACGACTGAAAGAAGAAATTTCCCGTTAA
- a CDS encoding YkvA family protein, with protein MAELESIKKLKNWAKNFKSEVYTLYLAYRDPRVPWYAKLFIACVVGYAFSPIDLIPDFIPVLGYLDDLVLIPLGVTLALKMIPEPVLEEARKKAIDFRPGKPKSWGAAIIIIAVWVCLLVMVTVLVIQQ; from the coding sequence ATGGCGGAACTGGAGTCCATTAAGAAACTAAAAAACTGGGCCAAAAATTTTAAGTCAGAAGTTTATACACTTTACCTGGCTTACAGGGACCCGAGGGTTCCTTGGTATGCCAAGCTGTTTATCGCCTGTGTGGTGGGTTATGCCTTTAGCCCCATCGATTTAATTCCTGACTTTATCCCGGTTCTGGGATATCTGGATGATCTTGTCTTAATTCCCCTGGGGGTTACCCTAGCCTTGAAGATGATTCCTGAACCGGTCTTGGAAGAGGCCAGGAAAAAAGCGATTGATTTCAGACCGGGTAAACCAAAAAGCTGGGGTGCAGCTATTATTATCATAGCGGTCTGGGTTTGCCTGCTGGTCATGGTAACTGTTTTGGTGATCCAGCAATGA
- the crcB gene encoding fluoride efflux transporter CrcB, whose translation MDILAVGIGGIFGALCRYGIGNLAHNLSVSIFPYGTLTVNLIGSFLLSFVAYGSLLRWNLPRHYLLAVNTGFVGSFTTFSTFSVETMNLILQEQYLTALSYQIISLVAGFLLSWAGIRLATVLFENP comes from the coding sequence ATGGATATTCTGGCAGTTGGCATAGGGGGAATCTTTGGTGCCCTTTGCCGCTACGGCATCGGCAACCTCGCCCACAACCTGAGTGTGTCTATCTTTCCCTATGGTACGTTAACGGTAAATTTAATAGGCAGTTTTCTGCTGAGCTTTGTGGCCTACGGCAGCCTGTTGCGCTGGAATTTGCCCCGACACTACCTGCTGGCTGTTAATACTGGCTTCGTAGGTTCCTTTACCACCTTTTCCACCTTTTCGGTGGAAACCATGAATTTAATTTTACAGGAACAATACCTAACCGCCCTTTCCTACCAGATAATCAGTTTGGTGGCGGGTTTCCTCCTGTCCTGGGCGGGCATCCGGCTGGCCACCGTCCTTTTTGAAAATCCGTAA
- the cbiQ gene encoding cobalt ECF transporter T component CbiQ codes for MIYLDKYAYSNSLRNMHPAEKFFFALSTMIICLTTNSYIVSLIIVLLMAGVSVLMVKIPLRFYLKLLLIPTSFLTVGITTIAINIVDDMNKLLWGWQIFNITIGVTTQSLHLAIKLILRSLGAISCLYFLSLTTPSVEIISILRKLKFPELFLDLMSLVYRFLFVLLDTAEKIYTSQTVRLGYADLKKGYRSMGQLVVNLFIHSCHRSMDLYTALEARGYNGKFKVLEREYQFSRKNLLIILITEILLIIIGGGSH; via the coding sequence ATGATATATCTAGATAAGTATGCCTATAGTAATTCTCTCAGAAACATGCATCCGGCTGAGAAATTTTTCTTTGCCCTATCCACCATGATTATCTGCCTAACTACAAACTCCTATATTGTTTCACTGATTATTGTGCTTCTTATGGCAGGGGTATCTGTCCTTATGGTCAAAATACCCCTTCGTTTTTATCTAAAGCTTTTGCTTATTCCCACTTCTTTTCTTACTGTAGGAATCACAACTATAGCCATAAACATCGTTGATGATATGAATAAACTGCTGTGGGGTTGGCAGATTTTTAATATTACTATTGGGGTAACCACCCAAAGTCTCCACCTGGCCATAAAGCTAATATTAAGATCATTGGGTGCCATTTCCTGTCTCTATTTTTTGTCGCTAACTACACCTTCGGTGGAAATTATATCAATTCTAAGAAAACTAAAGTTCCCGGAACTGTTTTTAGATTTAATGTCTCTTGTCTATAGATTTCTATTTGTATTATTGGACACGGCAGAAAAAATTTATACTTCTCAAACTGTTAGATTGGGATATGCGGATTTAAAGAAGGGATATCGGTCGATGGGACAGTTGGTGGTAAACCTCTTTATACACTCATGCCATCGTTCTATGGATCTATACACAGCACTGGAAGCAAGAGGATATAACGGAAAATTCAAGGTGCTAGAACGGGAATACCAATTTTCTAGAAAAAATCTACTAATTATACTTATCACGGAAATTTTATTAATCATTATAGGTGGAGGCAGTCATTAA
- a CDS encoding esterase/lipase family protein — protein sequence MRPIKGLRRYLRTGLVAVITLIVSLFAVTEISREPLPSPSLKPNIKHKNVYIIFLNGLGCRYDRDLSEDLGFPGIRRSLASAGYSFFDDHFLLYSYRGGQVVDGKWQPKEYSAKDTGQPISLSVSRLASLIDQFSLAHPEAKFILVGHSLGGRIALDFVSTTTPQNRQKIKGVITLNSPLLGVDIKVPEVTHLLDYSNSLFASPAAKQLFREFNHWQEIARMRRETIGELQDDGLRVATFATKQDLVVKPFTGCLLDERGNPVTEGFIVNVKAKGISIREIFGHMGILEHQAVHRYITSLCLK from the coding sequence TTGCGTCCGATCAAGGGCCTGAGACGGTATCTCAGAACCGGGTTAGTGGCTGTAATAACACTGATAGTTTCCTTATTTGCAGTTACTGAAATTTCCCGTGAACCACTTCCCTCTCCATCACTAAAACCGAATATCAAGCACAAAAATGTTTATATTATTTTCTTAAACGGGTTGGGGTGCCGTTATGACAGGGATTTATCAGAGGATCTAGGGTTTCCCGGTATTAGAAGGTCTTTGGCCAGCGCAGGTTATTCCTTCTTTGATGATCACTTTTTACTTTACAGCTACAGAGGCGGGCAAGTCGTTGATGGGAAGTGGCAGCCCAAAGAATATTCGGCAAAAGATACCGGACAACCAATTTCTTTAAGTGTCAGCCGATTAGCATCTCTAATTGATCAATTTTCCCTGGCTCACCCGGAGGCTAAATTTATTTTAGTGGGTCATAGTTTAGGGGGAAGAATTGCCCTGGATTTTGTAAGTACAACCACCCCTCAAAACAGGCAAAAAATTAAGGGTGTGATCACTCTGAATTCCCCCTTACTGGGTGTAGATATCAAAGTTCCGGAGGTAACCCATCTTTTAGATTATAGCAACAGTCTTTTTGCCAGTCCGGCGGCAAAGCAATTGTTCCGGGAGTTTAACCACTGGCAGGAAATAGCTCGCATGCGCCGAGAAACCATAGGGGAACTCCAGGATGACGGTTTACGAGTGGCTACCTTTGCAACTAAACAGGACCTGGTTGTTAAACCCTTTACCGGCTGTCTGTTGGATGAGAGGGGCAATCCTGTTACTGAAGGATTCATCGTTAATGTTAAGGCGAAGGGAATTTCTATAAGAGAAATCTTTGGTCACATGGGGATATTGGAACATCAAGCTGTGCATAGATATATTACTTCTCTTTGTTTAAAATAA
- a CDS encoding permease, whose translation MKVLKKYAWFLLAILLDLGLHTVDSGKGAVAVQTSFNYLLEMLMFIPPIMVLVGLLDVWVPRRIVEKNVGKGAGLKGILISILVGSAAAGPLYAGFPVADAMLKKGCRLANAVIFLCTWATIKIPMIMMEVRFVGWKFALVRLALTLPSIIITGYLVEWFVEKNRQPEPTSKDAAMKA comes from the coding sequence ATGAAGGTGTTGAAAAAGTATGCCTGGTTTTTGCTGGCCATCCTGCTGGACCTGGGGTTGCATACCGTGGACAGCGGCAAAGGGGCGGTGGCTGTACAAACTAGCTTTAATTATCTTCTCGAAATGCTGATGTTCATCCCACCCATCATGGTGTTGGTGGGCTTGCTGGATGTCTGGGTACCCCGCCGCATAGTAGAAAAAAATGTGGGCAAAGGCGCTGGCCTCAAGGGTATCCTTATTTCCATTTTGGTAGGTTCTGCCGCAGCGGGGCCGCTGTACGCCGGTTTCCCGGTGGCGGATGCTATGCTGAAAAAGGGCTGTCGTCTGGCCAATGCAGTGATTTTTCTTTGTACCTGGGCCACTATTAAAATTCCTATGATCATGATGGAAGTGCGTTTTGTAGGCTGGAAATTTGCCCTGGTGCGCCTGGCACTGACCCTGCCTTCTATTATCATCACCGGTTATCTGGTGGAATGGTTTGTGGAAAAAAACAGACAACCGGAGCCAACCAGTAAAGATGCAGCTATGAAGGCTTAG
- a CDS encoding phosphatase PAP2 family protein yields the protein MSIDKLSKPLVRFVASSVVFLSVFTGIFIKLADELREQDLYRFDYPIIQLVQSYIDPQLTGVMKFFTFIGSGKVIVVLLIISMFLMVRRKKNWEAVFLLTAASGGALFNLLLKWHFHRIRPSIHPLIKETGYSFPSGHSMEAIIFYGMLGYFLCLFFESKFLQRLSVMGATGIILLVGLSRIYLGVHYPSDVLAAYAAGGVWLIICLTGLKIIVEVRQRNIRPGGGYRKNNN from the coding sequence ATGAGTATAGATAAATTATCGAAACCCTTAGTAAGGTTTGTTGCGTCTTCTGTGGTTTTTCTCTCTGTGTTTACCGGGATATTTATAAAGCTTGCCGATGAGCTGAGGGAACAGGATTTATACCGGTTTGACTATCCAATTATTCAGCTGGTTCAATCGTATATCGACCCGCAGTTAACTGGTGTGATGAAATTTTTTACTTTTATCGGTTCGGGCAAAGTCATTGTGGTCTTGCTTATTATATCGATGTTCCTAATGGTTCGCCGGAAGAAAAATTGGGAAGCCGTTTTTTTATTAACCGCAGCATCAGGTGGTGCCCTTTTTAATCTGCTGCTTAAATGGCACTTTCATCGAATCAGGCCAAGTATTCATCCCTTGATTAAAGAAACAGGATACAGTTTTCCCAGCGGCCATTCGATGGAGGCAATCATTTTTTACGGGATGTTAGGATACTTTCTTTGTTTATTTTTTGAATCAAAGTTTCTGCAACGTCTCAGCGTAATGGGAGCGACCGGAATAATTCTTCTCGTTGGCTTAAGCCGTATTTACCTGGGGGTTCATTATCCCAGCGATGTGTTGGCGGCCTACGCCGCCGGTGGGGTCTGGCTGATTATCTGTTTAACAGGGTTGAAAATCATTGTAGAAGTACGGCAGCGGAACATCCGGCCCGGAGGGGGATATAGAAAAAATAATAATTGA
- a CDS encoding energy-coupling factor ABC transporter permease has product MMGIFLVMPNTAYAMHIMEGFLPVKWCLVWAVLTVPFIIWGLISIQKIIQKDPKFKMLLGLAGAFVFVLSALKIPSVTGSCSHPTGVGLGAILFGPTTMSVLGCIVLIFQAILLAHGGITTLGANTFSMGVVGPFASYIVYRLVKKMGGPQWLAVFLAASLGDVLTYVTTSFQLALAFPAETGGIVASLTKFMGVFALTQIPLAISEGLLTVFVFNLLTSYNSTELKELLLLSKHS; this is encoded by the coding sequence ATGATGGGGATTTTTCTTGTCATGCCTAATACAGCTTACGCCATGCATATTATGGAAGGATTTTTACCTGTCAAGTGGTGCCTTGTTTGGGCTGTCCTGACGGTACCCTTTATTATCTGGGGACTTATCTCAATCCAAAAAATCATTCAAAAAGATCCTAAATTTAAAATGCTACTGGGTTTGGCCGGCGCATTTGTTTTCGTCCTTTCTGCTCTGAAGATTCCCTCAGTGACCGGCAGTTGTTCCCATCCAACCGGGGTAGGTTTGGGAGCCATTTTGTTCGGCCCCACCACTATGAGTGTACTGGGCTGTATTGTATTGATATTCCAAGCCATACTACTGGCCCACGGCGGTATTACCACTCTTGGGGCTAATACCTTTTCAATGGGTGTGGTAGGTCCTTTTGCGTCCTATATCGTTTACCGTTTAGTAAAAAAGATGGGTGGTCCCCAGTGGCTGGCAGTTTTCTTGGCGGCTTCACTGGGCGATGTACTCACCTATGTTACCACTTCTTTTCAATTGGCTTTGGCCTTTCCCGCCGAAACAGGAGGGATTGTTGCTTCTTTAACAAAATTCATGGGCGTTTTTGCCCTGACTCAGATCCCCTTAGCCATTAGTGAAGGACTTCTTACCGTATTTGTTTTTAATCTTTTAACTTCTTACAACAGCACAGAGCTAAAGGAACTCTTGCTTTTATCTAAGCATTCCTGA